In a genomic window of Erigeron canadensis isolate Cc75 chromosome 5, C_canadensis_v1, whole genome shotgun sequence:
- the LOC122599754 gene encoding probable protein phosphatase 2C 27: protein MCVQDLEKVSEEKDNLGLSTDHHNTTEFPSDQINLSNSFPMESICEDTVVAEEKQNNYIPMLRSGEWSDIGHRPYMEDTHICIPDLARNFNNKLPGEDAVSFYGVFDGHGGEGASNFVRDNLPRIIVDDANFPLELEKVVTRSFMETDAAFARSCAIESSLSSGTTALTAMIFGRSLLVANAGDCRAILSRRGLAFEMSKDHRPCYDKERLRIESLGGFVEDGYLNGQLAVTRAIGNWHINGLKEMGEHIGPLSAEPELKLVTLTKEDEFLIIGSDGIWDVFRNQNAVDFVRRRLQEHNDVKRCCQEMVDEAMKRGALDNLTVVIVCFQAEPPPHVVVQRGRVRRSISAEGLLNLKFHLDG from the exons ATGTGTGTACAAGATTTAGAAAAGGTTAGTGAAGAAAAAGACAATTTGGGCCTCTCAACAGATCATCATAACACAACTGAATTTCCTTCTGATCAGATCAATCTTTCCAATTCTTTCCCT ATGGAGAGCATTTGTGAGGATACAGTAGTTGCAGAAGAGAAACAGAATAATTATATCCCCATGCTTCGTTCTGGGGAGTGGTCTGATATTGGTCATCGACCCTATATGGAGGACACTCACATATGCATCCCAGATCTTGCTAGAAATTTCAATAACAAGCTTCCGGGTGAAGATGCTGTCTCATTTTATGGG GTATTTGATGGGCATGGAGGAGAGGGTGCGTCGAATTTTGTGCGTGATAATCTTCCAAGAATTATCGTCGACGATGCTAACTTCCCATTGGAACTTGAAAAAGTAGTCACGAGGTCTTTTATGGAAACGGATGCTGCATTTGCCAGGTCATGTGCTATTGAATCCTCGCTTTCTTCCGGCACGACAGCACTTACTGCTATGATCTTTGGGAG ATCACTGCTTGTGGCAAATGCCGGAGATTGTCGGGCAATTTTATCTAGACGTGGGCTAGCTTTTGAGATGTCAAAGGACCACAGACCGTGTTATGACAAGGAGCGACTTCGTATCGAATCCTTAGGTGGGTTCGTTGAGGATGGTTATTTGAATGGTCAATTAGCTGTGACCCGAGCCATAGGTAACTGGCACATCAATGGGCTCAAAGAAATGGGCGAGCACATTGGCCCATTGAGCGCCGAACCAGAGCTAAAACTTGTCACACTAACAAAGGAAGACGAGTTCTTGATCATTGGTAGTGATGGCATCTGGGATGTGTTCAGAAACCAAAACGCAGTGGATTTTGTTAGGCGGCGGTTACAAGAACATAATGATGTGAAGCGTTGCTGCCAGGAGATGGTGGATGAAGCAATGAAGAGAGGAGCACTTGATAACCTGACGGTGGTTATTGTCTGCTTTCAGGCGGAACCACCACCACATGTGGTGGTACAGAGAGGTAGAGTAAGGAGGAGCATCTCTGCTGAAGGGTTGTTGAATCTTAAGTTCCATCTCGACGGGTAA